The following coding sequences are from one uncultured Bacteroides sp. window:
- a CDS encoding helix-turn-helix transcriptional regulator gives MKEKLCESLNDCSQCPDVSGDILVRHVLTKGYHLPQDKCINNCIIFLLEGELLINSEEYPGTTLRKGEFILQAVNSKLELLALTDVEYLLYWFTQLPLICEERYRKIIENSEAPITYTPLCAIPRLSSFLKDVFEYLDEAYICSKYVNIKCQEMIFIITSYYPMPQLKAFFYPISTYTESFHYFVLQNYTKVKTVEEFAHLGGYTTTTFRRIFKNMYGEPVYEWMLNRKRKAILDDLQNTKEKIGMISSKYGFDSLSHFAHFCKSSFGHSPRELRSRLLKEESKIKSL, from the coding sequence ATGAAAGAGAAGCTTTGTGAAAGCCTCAATGATTGTTCTCAATGCCCTGATGTTTCTGGCGATATTCTTGTTCGTCATGTTTTGACTAAGGGCTATCACTTACCACAAGATAAGTGCATTAATAATTGTATTATATTTCTACTTGAGGGAGAACTTTTAATTAACAGTGAGGAATACCCGGGTACTACTTTAAGAAAAGGAGAATTTATTCTTCAAGCGGTTAATTCAAAATTAGAACTTCTAGCGCTTACTGATGTAGAGTATTTGCTCTATTGGTTTACTCAACTCCCTTTGATTTGCGAAGAACGTTATCGCAAAATAATAGAGAATTCTGAAGCTCCTATAACGTATACTCCTCTTTGTGCAATTCCTCGATTAAGTTCCTTCTTGAAGGATGTCTTTGAGTATTTAGATGAGGCATATATTTGTTCCAAATATGTGAATATAAAGTGTCAAGAGATGATTTTTATCATAACTTCTTATTATCCTATGCCTCAATTAAAAGCGTTTTTTTATCCGATAAGTACTTATACTGAAAGTTTTCACTATTTTGTTTTGCAAAATTATACAAAAGTAAAAACGGTTGAAGAATTCGCGCATCTGGGAGGATATACTACAACTACGTTCCGTCGAATATTTAAGAATATGTACGGAGAGCCTGTATATGAATGGATGCTTAATAGAAAACGGAAGGCTATTTTAGATGATTTGCAAAATACGAAAGAAAAGATAGGAATGATAAGTAGCAAATATGGATTCGATAGTTTATCTCATTTTGCGCATTTTTGCAAATCTTCATTTGGGCACTCTCCTCGAGAACTTCGTTCACGTTTATTGAAAGAGGAGTCTAAGATTAAAAGCTTGTAG
- a CDS encoding phosphatase PAP2 family protein, with product MKTFFIFFLSIILFSHSAYGQNWDINTLDRINSIDGKFVRNFSKTTSKTTPYIVVGIPSMMALYGIINKDIKLQEDALYLGTSVIEAISISYGAKHIIKRKRPYERYPHKIEAQEYPKSSSFPSSHTASAFSLATSLSIKYPKWYIIAPSAAWACSVGFARMNEGVHYPSDVFAGAIIGAGCAIVNLYINKQLKKYLLPQKKKQINY from the coding sequence ATGAAAACTTTTTTTATATTCTTCTTGTCCATTATTTTATTCTCTCATAGTGCTTATGGGCAAAATTGGGATATCAACACTTTAGATAGAATAAATAGCATAGATGGAAAATTTGTCCGCAATTTCAGCAAGACAACGTCAAAAACAACTCCTTACATAGTAGTAGGTATTCCAAGCATGATGGCTCTCTACGGAATAATCAATAAAGATATAAAATTACAAGAAGATGCCCTCTATCTAGGCACAAGTGTCATTGAAGCTATCAGTATCAGTTATGGAGCAAAGCATATTATAAAACGAAAACGCCCTTACGAACGCTACCCTCATAAAATTGAAGCCCAAGAATATCCCAAAAGCTCTTCCTTTCCTTCTTCTCATACAGCATCAGCCTTTTCTCTGGCAACTTCTCTTAGTATAAAATATCCCAAATGGTACATTATTGCACCATCTGCAGCTTGGGCTTGCTCAGTTGGTTTTGCAAGAATGAACGAAGGTGTTCATTATCCTTCAGATGTTTTTGCCGGGGCTATAATTGGAGCTGGATGTGCAATCGTAAACCTATATATTAACAAGCAATTAAAAAAATATCTGCTTCCTCAAAAGAAAAAGCAGATAAATTATTAA
- a CDS encoding S41 family peptidase, with product MILLVFVALGHFSSVLGQNYNTEPLRKLQMAELAIANLYVDKVDENKLVEEAIVRMLAQLDPHSTYSDAEEVKKMNEPLIGNFEGIGVQFNMVEDTLFVIQPVSKGPSEKVGILAGDRIVAVNDTAIAGVKMSTEEIMNRLRGPKGSKVNLTIVRRGIANTLVFTVTRDKIPIHSLDASYMVQPGIGYIRINRFGATTAEEFSKALKNLQKKGLKSLILDLQGNGGGYLNAAIDVANQFLEQKELIVYTEGRNAQRSEFFARGTGALKEGRLAVLVDGFSASASEIVTGALQDWDRGVVVGRRSFGKGLVQRPIDLPDGSMIRLTIARYYTPAGRCIQKPYKQDQNDMNGEKGFINYNKDLINRYNSGEMLSADSIHFPDSLKCKTKKLKRTVYGGGGIMPDYFVPIDTTKYTTYHQHLTAQGVILQTVMKFVDNNRKELLAKYKKFDDFNKKFEINEKLLSQMRELADKKNIKFDANQYDKSLPLLKIQLKALIARDLWDMNEYFQIMNSTNESMQKAVEILTSNEYEKILTPKE from the coding sequence ATAATATTATTAGTGTTTGTTGCATTAGGGCATTTTAGCTCTGTCTTAGGACAAAATTATAACACGGAGCCTTTACGTAAATTACAGATGGCAGAACTTGCTATTGCTAATTTGTATGTAGATAAGGTGGATGAAAATAAATTGGTAGAGGAAGCAATTGTTAGAATGTTGGCTCAATTAGATCCTCATTCCACTTATTCGGATGCTGAGGAGGTTAAAAAAATGAATGAGCCTCTTATTGGTAATTTTGAAGGTATCGGGGTGCAGTTTAATATGGTTGAAGATACTTTATTTGTAATCCAGCCTGTGAGCAAAGGACCTTCAGAAAAAGTTGGAATATTAGCTGGTGATAGAATTGTTGCCGTGAATGATACGGCTATTGCTGGTGTAAAGATGAGTACTGAGGAAATAATGAATCGTTTACGAGGTCCGAAAGGTTCAAAAGTAAATTTGACGATTGTTAGACGAGGAATAGCAAATACGCTTGTATTTACTGTGACTAGAGATAAGATCCCTATTCATAGCCTAGATGCTAGTTACATGGTTCAGCCTGGTATTGGTTATATCCGCATTAATCGTTTTGGTGCGACTACCGCTGAAGAATTTAGTAAAGCACTTAAAAATCTTCAGAAGAAAGGGCTGAAAAGTCTTATTCTTGACTTACAAGGCAATGGAGGTGGATATTTAAATGCTGCTATAGATGTGGCAAATCAATTTCTTGAGCAAAAGGAATTAATTGTATATACTGAAGGAAGGAATGCTCAAAGGAGTGAATTTTTTGCCCGAGGGACTGGTGCTTTAAAGGAAGGACGATTGGCTGTTCTTGTAGATGGATTTTCTGCTTCGGCTAGTGAAATTGTGACAGGTGCCTTGCAGGACTGGGATAGAGGAGTTGTGGTAGGGCGCCGTTCGTTTGGGAAAGGATTGGTTCAGCGACCTATTGATTTGCCGGATGGATCTATGATTCGTTTGACTATAGCTCGGTATTATACTCCTGCCGGGAGATGCATTCAGAAGCCATATAAACAAGATCAAAATGATATGAACGGGGAGAAAGGATTTATTAATTATAATAAAGATCTCATTAATCGTTATAATAGTGGCGAGATGCTTAGTGCCGACAGTATACATTTCCCTGATTCTTTAAAGTGCAAAACAAAGAAATTGAAACGTACGGTTTATGGTGGCGGTGGGATCATGCCTGATTATTTTGTTCCGATTGATACAACTAAATATACTACTTATCATCAACATTTAACGGCTCAAGGGGTTATTTTACAGACTGTTATGAAGTTTGTAGATAATAATAGAAAGGAACTGCTGGCTAAGTATAAGAAATTTGATGATTTTAATAAGAAATTTGAAATCAATGAGAAATTACTTTCTCAGATGAGAGAGCTTGCTGATAAGAAGAACATAAAATTTGATGCGAATCAATATGATAAATCTTTGCCCCTGCTAAAGATACAGCTAAAAGCGTTAATTGCCCGTGATTTGTGGGATATGAATGAATATTTTCAAATTATGAACTCTACGAATGAAAGTATGCAAAAGGCTGTTGAAATATTAACATCTAATGAGTATGAGAAAATACTAACTCCTAAGGAATAA
- the coaD gene encoding pantetheine-phosphate adenylyltransferase has translation MKRAIFPGTFDPFTIGHYSVVSRSLTFMDEVVIGIGINENKNTYFPIQERVEMVEKFYKNEPRIKVLSYDCLTIDFAQKVDAKFIVRGIRTVKDFEYEETIADINRKLAGIETVLLFTEPELTCISSTIVRELLSYNKDISQFIPEGLELLK, from the coding sequence ATGAAACGAGCAATATTTCCCGGTACATTTGATCCGTTTACTATTGGGCATTATTCTGTGGTCAGCAGGTCACTTACATTTATGGATGAGGTAGTAATAGGAATTGGTATTAATGAAAATAAAAATACTTATTTCCCAATACAGGAACGCGTAGAAATGGTTGAAAAATTTTATAAAAATGAGCCGCGTATAAAAGTTCTGTCTTATGACTGTTTGACAATTGACTTTGCACAGAAAGTAGATGCTAAATTTATTGTTCGAGGAATTCGTACCGTAAAGGATTTTGAGTATGAAGAAACAATCGCTGATATAAATCGTAAATTAGCAGGTATTGAAACAGTTCTTTTATTTACCGAGCCAGAATTGACTTGTATAAGTTCTACTATTGTGCGTGAGTTACTTAGCTATAATAAAGATATTAGCCAGTTTATACCTGAGGGACTGGAATTATTAAAATAG
- a CDS encoding DNA topoisomerase IV subunit B, producing the protein MEDFNEDMQQEISYTEDNIRTLDWKEHIRRRPGMYIGKLGDGSHSDDGIYVLLKEAMDNSIDEYMMGYGKTIEVVVSEGKVSVRDHGRGIPLGKVVDVSSKMNTGGKYDSKAFKKSVGLNGVGIKAVNALSSYFKVCSFREGEQKAVTYERGNIVEECPIAGTVEDNGTLTEFIPDDTIFKNYQYRTEYIEPLLKNYVFLNSGLSIIFNGKRFYSRNGLVDLLNENMTTDSLYPIIHLKGDDIELVLTHSNQYGEEYYSFVNGQHTTQGGTHLSAFREALGKTIKEYFAKNFDYADIRSGMIGAISIKVEEPVFESQTKTKLGSKDISPDGPSVGKFIGDFVKKELDNYLHINHETSEIMLQKIQDSEKERKAIAGVTKLARERAKKANLHNKKLRDCRIHLNDTKGKDLEESSIFITEGDSASGSITKSRDVNTQAVFSLRGKPLNSFGLTKKIVYENEEFNLLQAALNIEDGIEGLRYNKVIVATDADVDGMHIRLLLITFFLQFFPDLIKKGHVYILQTPLFRVRNKKNTMYCYTEDERLKAITELGPNPEITRFKGLGEISPDEFRHFIGKDIRLEPVTLRKNDLVKELLAFYMGKNTMERQNFIIDNLVIEEDIA; encoded by the coding sequence ATGGAAGATTTTAACGAAGATATGCAACAAGAAATTTCTTATACTGAGGATAATATTAGAACACTCGATTGGAAAGAACATATTCGTCGCCGACCAGGGATGTATATTGGTAAATTGGGTGATGGCTCGCATTCAGATGATGGTATCTACGTTCTTCTGAAAGAAGCGATGGATAACTCTATTGATGAGTATATGATGGGCTATGGTAAGACTATTGAGGTTGTTGTGTCTGAAGGTAAAGTATCTGTTCGTGATCATGGTAGAGGAATTCCTTTAGGGAAAGTTGTTGATGTTTCTTCTAAAATGAATACAGGTGGAAAGTACGATTCTAAAGCTTTTAAGAAATCTGTTGGTTTGAATGGCGTTGGTATAAAAGCTGTAAATGCTTTATCTAGCTATTTCAAAGTATGTAGTTTTAGAGAGGGAGAACAAAAGGCCGTTACATATGAGAGAGGGAATATTGTAGAAGAATGTCCAATCGCTGGAACCGTAGAAGATAATGGGACATTGACAGAGTTTATACCTGATGATACAATTTTTAAAAATTATCAATATCGAACGGAATATATTGAACCGCTATTAAAGAATTATGTTTTTCTTAATTCAGGGCTAAGCATTATATTTAATGGGAAACGTTTTTATTCACGTAATGGCTTGGTTGATTTGTTGAATGAAAACATGACTACTGATTCTCTTTATCCTATTATTCATTTGAAAGGAGATGATATAGAATTGGTTTTAACTCATAGTAATCAATACGGTGAAGAATATTATTCATTTGTAAATGGTCAACATACAACTCAGGGTGGGACGCACTTAAGTGCCTTTAGGGAGGCTTTAGGTAAGACGATAAAAGAATATTTTGCTAAGAATTTTGATTATGCTGATATTCGGAGTGGTATGATTGGTGCTATTAGTATAAAAGTTGAAGAACCGGTCTTTGAATCTCAGACTAAAACAAAGCTTGGCTCTAAAGATATTTCGCCTGATGGTCCTTCTGTTGGTAAGTTTATCGGTGATTTTGTGAAAAAAGAATTGGATAATTACTTGCATATCAACCATGAAACTTCTGAGATAATGTTGCAGAAGATTCAGGATTCTGAAAAAGAGCGTAAAGCTATAGCAGGGGTTACTAAACTGGCACGGGAACGCGCCAAAAAGGCAAATCTACATAATAAGAAATTGCGAGATTGCCGTATTCATCTGAATGATACAAAAGGTAAAGATCTGGAAGAATCAAGCATCTTTATTACTGAGGGAGATTCAGCTAGTGGTTCTATCACCAAAAGTCGTGATGTGAATACGCAAGCTGTCTTTAGTTTGCGAGGCAAACCACTGAATTCTTTTGGCTTGACCAAAAAAATTGTCTATGAGAATGAAGAGTTTAATCTTTTGCAGGCAGCTTTGAATATAGAAGATGGTATTGAAGGCCTTCGTTATAATAAAGTAATTGTTGCTACTGATGCGGATGTGGATGGAATGCATATTAGGCTGCTTTTAATAACCTTTTTTCTTCAGTTTTTTCCTGATTTAATAAAGAAAGGGCATGTGTATATCTTACAGACTCCGTTATTTAGAGTAAGAAATAAAAAGAATACGATGTATTGTTATACTGAGGATGAACGCCTAAAAGCTATTACTGAGCTGGGGCCTAATCCCGAAATAACTAGGTTTAAGGGCTTAGGTGAAATATCTCCCGATGAATTTCGCCATTTTATAGGTAAAGATATACGGTTAGAGCCCGTAACCCTCCGTAAAAATGATTTAGTAAAAGAACTACTTGCTTTTTATATGGGTAAGAATACGATGGAGAGACAGAATTTTATTATTGATAATTTGGTTATAGAAGAAGATATAGCATAA
- a CDS encoding N-acetyltransferase, with protein MTITIKKVSNKKELKKFIRFNYYLYKNNAFSVPDLYDDMLNTFNKKKNAAFDFCEADYFLAYKEGKLVGRIAAIINTKANSIWNKKEVRFGWIDFIDDIEVSRALLEAVEAWGKARGMEHIQGPLGFTDFDAEGMLVEGFDQLSTMATTYNYPYYPKHMEQLGYKKDADWVEYKIYIPDAIPEKHQRISDLIQRKYNLKIKKFTSAKKIANEYGQAIFELMNEAYSPLYGYSPLSQGQINQYVKMYLPIVDLRMVTLVTDANDQLIAVGISMPSLSEALRKAKGRLLPFGWYYLLKALFMKRRAKVLDLLLVAVKPEYQNKGVNALLFSDLIPVYQNLGFIFAESNPELEMNGKVQAQWEYFKTEQHKRRRAFVKKID; from the coding sequence ATGACAATAACAATAAAAAAGGTATCTAATAAGAAAGAATTAAAGAAATTTATTCGTTTTAATTATTACCTTTATAAAAATAATGCTTTTTCTGTTCCTGACCTTTATGATGATATGCTGAATACATTCAATAAGAAAAAGAATGCAGCTTTTGATTTCTGTGAGGCTGATTATTTTCTTGCTTATAAGGAAGGGAAATTAGTAGGGCGTATAGCTGCTATTATTAATACTAAGGCTAATAGTATCTGGAATAAGAAAGAAGTTCGGTTTGGATGGATTGATTTTATTGATGATATAGAAGTCTCTAGAGCTTTGTTGGAAGCAGTAGAGGCGTGGGGAAAAGCTAGAGGGATGGAGCATATACAAGGTCCTTTAGGTTTTACTGATTTTGATGCTGAAGGAATGCTAGTGGAGGGGTTTGACCAATTAAGCACTATGGCTACTACTTATAATTATCCTTATTATCCTAAGCACATGGAACAATTAGGATATAAGAAAGATGCTGATTGGGTAGAATATAAAATATATATACCAGATGCAATACCAGAGAAGCATCAACGCATATCAGACTTGATACAGCGCAAGTATAATTTGAAAATAAAGAAATTTACTTCTGCAAAGAAAATAGCTAATGAGTATGGACAAGCTATCTTTGAGTTGATGAATGAGGCATATAGTCCTTTATACGGTTATTCTCCTTTGTCACAGGGACAGATAAATCAATATGTGAAAATGTATCTTCCTATCGTTGATCTACGTATGGTAACATTAGTGACCGATGCAAATGATCAGCTGATTGCTGTTGGCATATCAATGCCTTCACTCTCAGAAGCCTTGCGAAAGGCTAAAGGTCGATTGTTACCTTTTGGATGGTATTATTTATTGAAAGCGTTGTTTATGAAGAGACGTGCTAAAGTGCTTGATTTATTATTGGTTGCAGTAAAGCCGGAATATCAAAACAAAGGTGTTAATGCGTTGCTATTTTCGGATTTAATACCTGTTTATCAGAATTTAGGTTTTATATTTGCGGAGAGCAACCCGGAGCTTGAAATGAATGGCAAGGTACAAGCTCAATGGGAATACTTTAAAACAGAACAGCATAAACGCCGTCGTGCTTTTGTGAAAAAAATAGACTAA
- a CDS encoding calcium/sodium antiporter: MNILFLIGGLILILLGANALTDGAASVAKRFKISPIVIGLTIVAFGTSTPELSVSLSSALKGSADISVGNIVGSNIFNTLMIVGCTALFAPIVITRNTLRKEIPLSILSSVVLAICANDIFFDKGSENVLGVTDGLILLCFFVIFISYAFAIASNNEKNIVPQEEIKLIPVWLSVVYIIGGLCALIFGGQWFVDGASGIARGLGVSESVIALTLVAGGTSLPELATSIVAALKKNPEIAVGNAIGSSLFNIFFVLGCTASITPLHLRGVTNFDFLSLIGSGILLWLFGLFFAKRTITRVEGGILILCYLAYTTILIYMA, translated from the coding sequence ATGAATATATTATTTCTTATAGGAGGGTTGATCCTTATTCTTTTAGGAGCTAATGCTTTGACGGATGGAGCTGCTTCTGTGGCTAAACGATTTAAAATATCTCCCATTGTTATAGGGCTGACTATTGTTGCGTTTGGGACTTCAACGCCTGAGCTTTCGGTTAGCCTCTCTTCTGCGCTTAAAGGTAGCGCGGATATATCTGTAGGAAATATAGTGGGTAGCAATATCTTTAATACGTTGATGATTGTTGGTTGTACAGCTTTGTTCGCACCTATTGTTATAACACGCAATACTTTGCGTAAAGAGATACCATTATCTATTCTCTCTTCTGTTGTTCTTGCAATATGTGCAAACGATATTTTTTTTGATAAAGGCAGCGAAAATGTGCTTGGTGTAACAGATGGATTGATTCTGCTTTGTTTTTTTGTTATTTTTATAAGCTATGCCTTTGCCATTGCCTCTAATAATGAAAAGAACATTGTACCTCAAGAAGAGATAAAATTAATACCTGTTTGGCTATCTGTAGTATATATAATAGGAGGCTTATGTGCTCTTATATTTGGAGGGCAATGGTTTGTAGATGGGGCAAGTGGCATTGCTCGCGGGTTAGGTGTTAGTGAATCAGTTATTGCTCTTACTTTAGTGGCGGGCGGTACATCTCTTCCAGAGTTAGCTACATCTATTGTTGCGGCTTTGAAAAAAAATCCAGAAATAGCTGTAGGAAATGCTATAGGTAGCAGTTTATTTAATATCTTTTTCGTATTAGGATGTACTGCTTCTATTACTCCTTTACATCTAAGAGGAGTCACTAATTTTGATTTTCTTTCACTTATAGGATCGGGTATTCTGCTATGGTTATTTGGGCTCTTTTTCGCAAAACGAACTATTACGAGAGTAGAGGGAGGAATTCTTATTCTGTGTTACCTTGCCTATACCACTATACTTATCTATATGGCATAA
- a CDS encoding TonB-dependent receptor, giving the protein MKRVTKLISFIFLFASITSLSFATENENLTKKGAIRGRIVDNTKQFLPGASIYIDKLHTGVTSDINGFYTFPNLSPGTYVLKVSYVGYDPVALTITISEGKTLERNVTLKEGVELREIVVGGFLQGQNRAINVQKSNLGITNVVSADQVGKFPDSNIGDALKRISGINVQYDQGEARFGQVRGTSADLSSVTINGNRLPSAEGGTRDVQLDLIPADMIQTIEVNKVITPDMDADAIGGSINLVTKNSPYKRIISATAGSGWNWVSDKAQTNLAFTYGDNFFDNKLGVILSASYQYAPSGSDNTEFEWKHTDDGEVYVSDYQLRQYYVTRERQSYSAALNWNASINHKFYFKGIFNNRNDWENRYRLTLKDLNEESVDNTADVRIQTKAGTPDNKNARLERQRTMDFTLGGEHLFGKLNMDWNASYAKASEKRPNERYIDYVLKKQKFIPDLSDERKPFYSPQSGSKMVLDNDFSLKEVTEEQGDIQEKDLKFTLNFDLPLREGSFNNKLKFGGKVTAKSKDKVKDFYKYTPLDETAFQSTTLGHMVNENRDGFMPGSKYKVGNFISKEYVGSLDLNNVSLFKKKQDLSEVAASFEAKETVTAGYVRFDQKLGKKWKLMFGVRLENTQLKYTGRNYNAKEKEMTVTPQAKDHYLNVLPSLLMKYDVNDDFKIRASFTNTIARPKYSDLVPNVTVSKDDELSMGNPDLNPTISYNLDFSADYYFKSIGLISAGVFYKKINDFIVDQRLTDYTYNGVAYTKFTQPKNAGNANLLGVELAYQRDFGFIAPALKNFGFYGNYTYTYTRVNNFSFEGRENEKGLRLPGSPEHTANASLYYERKGLNVRLSYNYASSFIDKMGKEKFYDRYYDAVNYLDLNASYTFAKHYTFYAEANNLLNQPLRYYEGTKERTMQVEYYGAKVNAGFKINF; this is encoded by the coding sequence ATGAAAAGAGTAACCAAATTAATCTCGTTTATTTTTCTTTTTGCGAGTATAACGAGCCTTTCCTTTGCAACAGAAAATGAAAACCTTACCAAAAAAGGGGCTATTCGTGGTCGAATAGTGGATAACACTAAGCAGTTCTTGCCGGGAGCTTCTATTTATATTGATAAACTGCATACCGGTGTTACTAGTGATATTAATGGTTTTTATACTTTTCCTAACTTATCTCCGGGTACTTATGTTCTTAAAGTTAGCTATGTGGGTTATGATCCTGTGGCATTGACGATTACCATTTCTGAAGGAAAAACATTAGAAAGAAATGTGACCTTGAAAGAAGGTGTTGAGCTTCGAGAGATAGTTGTTGGCGGCTTTTTGCAAGGGCAAAATCGTGCTATTAATGTACAAAAAAGTAATTTGGGTATTACTAATGTAGTATCTGCTGATCAAGTAGGAAAGTTTCCTGATTCGAATATAGGTGATGCTTTGAAACGTATTTCGGGTATTAACGTGCAATATGATCAGGGTGAAGCTCGCTTTGGACAAGTACGTGGCACTTCGGCTGATCTTAGTTCGGTAACCATTAATGGTAATCGTTTACCTTCCGCAGAAGGAGGTACAAGAGATGTACAGTTGGATCTTATTCCTGCGGACATGATTCAGACAATTGAAGTAAACAAAGTGATTACACCAGATATGGATGCTGATGCTATTGGTGGTTCTATTAATTTGGTTACCAAAAACTCTCCTTATAAGCGAATCATTTCGGCTACTGCCGGTTCTGGATGGAACTGGGTGAGTGATAAAGCACAAACGAATTTAGCTTTTACGTATGGTGATAATTTTTTTGATAATAAGCTAGGAGTTATCTTGTCTGCTTCATATCAATATGCTCCATCGGGTTCCGATAACACAGAGTTTGAATGGAAGCATACCGATGATGGAGAAGTCTATGTGAGTGATTATCAACTTCGTCAGTACTATGTAACTCGTGAACGTCAAAGCTATTCTGCTGCTCTAAATTGGAATGCTAGTATAAATCATAAATTTTATTTTAAAGGTATTTTTAATAATAGGAATGACTGGGAAAATAGATATAGGCTTACGCTAAAAGATCTCAATGAAGAGAGTGTGGATAATACAGCAGATGTTCGTATACAAACTAAAGCAGGTACTCCTGATAATAAGAATGCACGTTTAGAACGTCAGCGCACTATGGACTTTACATTAGGTGGTGAGCATTTATTTGGGAAATTGAATATGGATTGGAATGCTTCTTATGCTAAGGCAAGTGAGAAGAGACCAAATGAACGCTATATTGATTATGTATTAAAGAAGCAGAAATTTATTCCTGATTTAAGCGATGAACGCAAGCCTTTCTATTCTCCTCAAAGTGGCTCTAAAATGGTTTTAGATAATGATTTTAGTCTCAAAGAAGTTACTGAAGAGCAAGGCGATATTCAGGAAAAAGATTTAAAATTTACTTTAAATTTTGATCTTCCTCTACGTGAAGGAAGCTTCAATAATAAACTAAAATTTGGTGGTAAAGTAACGGCTAAGAGTAAAGATAAAGTGAAAGATTTTTACAAATATACTCCTCTAGATGAAACCGCCTTTCAATCAACAACTTTAGGGCATATGGTAAATGAGAACCGTGATGGATTTATGCCAGGCAGTAAATATAAAGTAGGCAATTTTATTAGTAAGGAATATGTAGGTAGCCTTGATCTCAACAATGTTTCTCTTTTTAAAAAGAAACAAGATTTGTCTGAAGTGGCAGCTAGCTTTGAAGCAAAAGAAACTGTCACAGCAGGTTATGTGCGTTTTGATCAAAAGTTAGGCAAAAAGTGGAAACTTATGTTTGGGGTGAGATTAGAAAATACGCAACTAAAATATACTGGCAGGAATTACAATGCAAAAGAGAAAGAGATGACAGTAACTCCCCAGGCTAAAGATCATTATTTGAATGTGTTGCCCTCTTTATTAATGAAATACGATGTGAATGATGATTTTAAGATACGTGCTTCATTTACCAATACTATTGCTCGCCCTAAATATTCAGATTTGGTTCCCAATGTAACAGTCTCTAAGGATGATGAACTCAGCATGGGTAATCCGGACTTGAATCCTACTATTTCTTATAACCTTGATTTTAGTGCCGATTACTATTTCAAAAGTATAGGTTTAATTAGCGCAGGGGTCTTTTATAAAAAGATTAATGATTTTATTGTAGATCAAAGACTTACGGATTATACTTATAACGGAGTTGCTTATACTAAATTTACTCAACCTAAAAATGCAGGAAATGCAAATCTTTTAGGGGTGGAATTAGCTTATCAACGTGATTTTGGATTTATAGCGCCAGCATTGAAGAATTTTGGTTTTTATGGAAATTATACTTATACCTATACTCGTGTGAATAATTTCAGTTTTGAGGGACGAGAGAATGAGAAAGGTTTAAGATTGCCGGGATCTCCTGAACATACGGCTAATGCTTCATTATATTATGAGCGTAAGGGTCTGAATGTTCGTCTGTCTTATAATTATGCTTCTTCATTTATAGATAAGATGGGCAAAGAGAAGTTTTATGATCGATATTATGACGCGGTTAATTACCTTGATTTAAACGCAAGTTATACATTTGCTAAGCACTATACTTTTTATGCCGAAGCAAATAACTTGCTTAATCAACCTCTACGTTATTATGAAGGAACAAAAGAACGTACAATGCAAGTAGAGTATTATGGGGCGAAGGTTAATGCCGGTTTTAAAATAAATTTTTAA